Proteins encoded in a region of the Anoxybacillus amylolyticus genome:
- a CDS encoding glycerate kinase — protein MKIVIAPDSFKESLSAWEVANAIERGFRRVFQEAEYVKVPLADGGEGTVQALVDATGGTIIEKQVTGPLGETVSAFFGLLGDGKTAVIEMAAASGLHLVPREKRNPLVTTTCGTGELIRSALDYGVQRIIIGLGGSATNDGGAGMAQALGVKLLDENGEEIGFGGGSLSRLAQIDVSLLDPRLRHVKIDVACDVTNPLTGPTGASFVFGPQKGATFEMARQLDDHLHHYADIIAKTLGKQVNVPGAGAAGGLGAGLLAFLPVELKRGIDIVLEAVQFAEKLANASLVVTGEGRIDRQTAYGKVPIGVAKVAKTKNIPVIALAGSLADDSDVVLDYGVDALYTIVPGVVSLSEAMEKATDYIERTSRHIAASLRIGMNVERSPK, from the coding sequence GTGAAGATTGTCATTGCGCCGGATTCGTTTAAGGAAAGTTTGTCAGCATGGGAAGTCGCTAACGCCATCGAAAGAGGGTTTCGTCGTGTTTTTCAAGAGGCGGAGTATGTAAAAGTTCCGCTCGCAGACGGTGGAGAAGGAACGGTTCAAGCGCTTGTAGATGCGACAGGAGGAACGATTATCGAAAAGCAAGTTACCGGACCGTTAGGAGAAACAGTGTCTGCTTTTTTTGGCTTGCTTGGTGACGGCAAAACCGCGGTGATTGAGATGGCGGCCGCGTCAGGGTTGCATCTTGTCCCAAGGGAAAAACGAAATCCGCTCGTTACGACAACATGTGGAACAGGCGAGCTCATTCGTTCGGCGCTTGATTATGGTGTACAGCGTATCATCATCGGACTTGGCGGAAGTGCGACAAATGACGGTGGAGCAGGAATGGCACAAGCGCTTGGCGTAAAACTATTAGATGAGAACGGGGAAGAAATTGGATTTGGTGGTGGAAGTTTGTCGCGATTAGCGCAAATTGACGTGTCTCTGCTAGATCCACGGCTAAGACACGTAAAGATTGACGTCGCGTGCGACGTGACGAATCCGTTAACAGGGCCAACAGGAGCGTCGTTTGTTTTCGGGCCGCAAAAAGGTGCCACTTTCGAAATGGCGCGACAGCTAGATGACCATTTGCACCACTATGCTGACATCATCGCTAAAACGCTTGGGAAACAAGTCAATGTTCCTGGTGCTGGAGCGGCCGGAGGGCTCGGTGCAGGGTTATTGGCATTTTTGCCTGTCGAATTAAAACGAGGAATTGACATCGTATTAGAAGCGGTTCAATTCGCGGAAAAGTTAGCGAACGCGTCGCTTGTCGTGACAGGAGAAGGCCGAATTGACAGACAAACCGCTTATGGGAAAGTGCCAATTGGCGTCGCAAAAGTAGCGAAAACAAAAAACATTCCGGTCATCGCGTTGGCGGGGTCGCTAGCGGACGACAGCGACGTTGTTCTCGATTATGGAGTGGACGCCCTTTATACAATCGTTCCAGGTGTTGTGTCCCTTTCAGAAGCGATGGAAAAGGCTACGGACTACATAGAGCGTACCTCCCGTCACATTGCGGCGTCGCTTCGGATAGGAATGAACGTAGAGCGATCCCCTAAATAA
- a CDS encoding FAD-dependent oxidoreductase, with the protein MHSLPQLVEPYWRTSTVLPSFSPLTENIHVDTVIVGGGISGITTAYLLANAGVDVALIEADRLLNGTTGHTTAKVTAQHDLIYDELLHHLGIEKARMYYDACKEAMQWIKTTIEAQRIDCDWKEEEAYIYSTTDASFHKLINEWKAYEKIGIHGEMKETMPLSMSIRAALVMKNQAQFHPLKYLQTLVEIIQQKGGKIYEQTPAADVEQGETLTVITRQHKRLTCRHLVVCSHFPFYDGGFYFSRMYAERSYVLAVQSDKKYPGGMYLSADEPKRSIRSVNTPDGELLLIGGESHKTGQGIPTIEHYDALRSFASELFPVTAIPYRWSAQDLTTLDKVPYIGPMTTNTPNVYVATGYRKWGMTNGTVAGLLLSDLILGRDNRYSELYTPSRFYADPSVKHFIIQNADVAKHLVEGKIEVIVRTPEDLANGEGAVVLVNNKRAGAYKDQNGTLFLVDTTCTHLGCEVEWNSGDRTWDCPCHGSRFSIKGDVIEGPAKQPLQKIE; encoded by the coding sequence ATGCACTCACTTCCGCAACTTGTCGAACCGTATTGGCGCACGTCCACTGTGCTCCCATCTTTTTCGCCGTTAACAGAAAATATTCATGTGGATACAGTTATCGTTGGTGGCGGTATTTCCGGCATTACAACTGCCTATTTATTAGCGAATGCTGGAGTAGATGTTGCACTTATTGAAGCCGACCGCCTATTAAACGGAACAACAGGGCACACCACCGCAAAAGTGACGGCACAACACGATCTTATTTACGATGAATTACTTCATCATCTCGGCATCGAAAAAGCGAGGATGTATTATGACGCCTGCAAAGAGGCGATGCAATGGATAAAAACAACAATTGAAGCACAACGTATTGACTGCGATTGGAAAGAGGAAGAGGCGTACATTTATTCAACAACAGACGCTTCATTCCATAAACTAATCAACGAATGGAAAGCATACGAAAAAATAGGTATTCATGGTGAAATGAAAGAAACGATGCCACTATCGATGTCTATTCGCGCAGCGCTCGTCATGAAAAACCAAGCCCAATTTCATCCGTTAAAATATTTGCAAACGCTTGTCGAAATCATCCAACAAAAAGGGGGAAAAATATATGAGCAAACCCCCGCGGCTGATGTAGAACAAGGGGAAACGTTAACGGTTATTACGAGGCAGCATAAACGGCTCACGTGTCGCCATCTTGTCGTCTGTTCCCATTTTCCTTTTTATGACGGTGGGTTTTATTTTTCGCGCATGTATGCAGAACGCTCGTATGTGCTTGCTGTTCAAAGTGATAAAAAATATCCCGGCGGCATGTATTTAAGCGCCGATGAACCGAAACGGTCGATTCGTTCGGTGAACACGCCCGATGGGGAACTTCTTCTTATCGGCGGAGAAAGCCATAAAACTGGGCAAGGAATACCAACCATCGAACATTATGACGCATTGCGGTCGTTTGCGTCCGAGTTGTTTCCAGTCACCGCCATTCCTTATCGCTGGTCCGCCCAAGACTTAACGACACTTGATAAAGTGCCGTACATCGGTCCCATGACAACCAACACACCGAACGTCTATGTCGCGACAGGATACCGAAAATGGGGGATGACAAACGGAACAGTGGCAGGATTGTTGTTAAGCGATTTGATTTTAGGGCGAGACAATCGCTACAGCGAGCTTTATACACCGTCGCGATTTTATGCCGACCCAAGCGTCAAACACTTCATTATACAGAACGCCGATGTCGCTAAACATCTCGTGGAAGGAAAAATCGAAGTTATCGTGCGGACACCAGAAGATTTGGCAAACGGAGAAGGTGCAGTCGTTCTTGTAAACAATAAACGAGCCGGAGCCTATAAAGACCAAAACGGAACCCTTTTTCTTGTCGATACGACGTGCACCCATCTAGGATGTGAAGTCGAATGGAACAGCGGCGACCGCACATGGGACTGTCCATGCCATGGCTCTCGTTTCTCCATCAAAGGTGACGTCATCGAAGGTCCAGCGAAACAGCCGTTACAAAAAATCGAATGA